A genomic region of Antennarius striatus isolate MH-2024 chromosome 2, ASM4005453v1, whole genome shotgun sequence contains the following coding sequences:
- the LOC137607242 gene encoding ephrin type-B receptor 2-like isoform X2, with amino-acid sequence MDAVLFPAHAPGRTTVMDVLCLLWMLRAVGAAEEVLMDSTTATAELGWTINPSQGWEEVSGYDENMNTIRTYQVCNVFDMSQNNWVRTKYIRRLGAQRIHVQMKFSVRDCGSIPNVPGSCKETFNLFYYESDSDTATKLSPPWMENPWVKVDTIAADESFSQVDLGGRIMKINSEVRSFGPVSRNGFYLAFQDYGACMSLIAVRVYYRKCPRVIQNGAVFSETLSGAESTSLVAARGVCIPNGEEVDVPIKLYCNGDGDWMVPIGRCMCKAGFEAVDNGTVCRACQSGFFKAVQGDHTCLQCPINSRTTTEGATSCVCRQGYYRTDSDPPQMPCTTVPSAPQNVISMVNETSLRLQWNPPQEGGGREDVVYNIICKSCGSGRGGCTRCGDNVQFVPRQLGLSDTRVHVSDLLAHTQYTFEIQAVNGVSDQSPYSPQYASVNITTNQAAPSTVSIIHQVSRSPSSITLSWSQPDQPNGEILDYELQFYKKNQAESNSSVTRSQTNTAVIRGLKPGTIYVFQVRARTVAGFGRFSGKMYFQTMTEAEYKSSIQEKLPLIIGSAAAGLVFITAITVLIIVCCRRGSDRTESEYTDKVQHYTSGHMSPGMKIYIDPFTYEDPNEAVREFAKEIDISCVKIEQVIGAGKGQECMKNARNRDIVSILQRRHNGKYTFSDCLIFLTGEFGEVCSGNLRQPGKREILVAIKTLKVGYTERQRRDFLGEASIMGQFDHPNIIHLEGVVTKSSPVMIITEFMENGSLDSFLRQNDGQFTVIQLVGMLRGIASGMKYLCDMNYVHRDLAARNILVNSNLVCKVSDFGLSRFIEDDTSDPTYTSALGGKIPIRWTAPEAIQYRKFTSSSDCWSYGIVMWEVMSYGERPYWDMSNQDVINAIEQDYRLPPPMDCPSALHQLMLDCWQKERNSRPKFSQIVSNLDKMIRNPSSLKTTTPLSSSVHLPLLDRSAPDFSSFSTVDEWLEAIKMGQYQESFAAEGFSSFQLVSQMTIEDIHRVGVTLAGHQKKILNSIQSMRAQLNQITSVEV; translated from the exons ATGGACGCGGTGCTGTTTCCCGCTCACGCGCCTGGGAGGACGACGGTGATGGACGTGTTGTGTTTGCTGTGGATGCTGCGCGCGGTGGGGGCGGCGGAAG AGGTACTGATGGATTCAACTACAGCCACGGCAGAACTGGGCTGGACCATCAACCCCTCACAGGGG TGGGAAGAAGTTAGCGGCtatgatgaaaacatgaacacCATCCGAACATACCAGGTGTGCAATGTCTTCGATATGAGCCAGAACAACTGGGTGCGCACCAAATACATCCGCCGCCTCGGTGCCCAACGCATCCACGTTCAGATGAAGTTCTCAGTGCGTGACTGTGGCTCCATACCCAACGTCCCTGGCTCCTGCAAAGAAACCTTCAACCTCTTCTACTACGAGTCGGACTCGGACACAGCTACCAAGCTGTCCCCACCCTGGATGGAGAACCCCTGGGTGAAAGTGGACACCATAGCTGCTGATGAGAGCTTCTCGCAGGTGGATCTTGGTGGCCGCATCATGAAGATCAACAGTGAAGTCCGTAGTTTTGGACCCGTTTCACGGAACGGCTTCTACCTGGCATTCCAGGATTATGGCGCCTGCATGTCACTCATTGCCGTTCGAGTTTACTACAGGAAATGTCCCCGTGTGATCCAGAACGGCGCTGTCTTTTCTGAGACGCTGTCTGGAGCAGAGAGCACCTCTCTGGTGGCAGCCAGAGGGGTGTGCATTCCCAATGGGGAGGAGGTGGACGTCCCCATAAAGCTGTACTGCAACGGGGACGGGGACTGGATGGTACCCATCGGGCGCTGCATGTGTAAAGCTGGATTCGAGGCGGTGGACAACGGCACCGTCTGCAGAG CGTGTCAGTCAGGCTTCTTCAAGGCGGTGCAGGGAGACCACACCTGTCTTCAGTGTCCCATCAACAGCAGGACCACCACTGAGGGAGCCACCAGTTGTGTCTGTCGCCAAGGTTACTACCGCACCGACTCCGACCCGCCCCAGATGCCTTGTACAA CTGTACCATCGGCCCCACAGAACGTCATCTCCATGGTGAATGAGACGTCCCTGAGGCTGCAGTGGAACCCACCGCAGGAGGGCGGGGGGCGTGAAGATGTGGTGTACAACATCATCTGTAAGAGCTGTGGCAGCGGGCGGGGCGGCTGCACCCGCTGTGGAGACAACGTGCAGTTTGTCCCGCGTCAGCTGGGCCTGAGCGACACCCGCGTCCACGTCAGCGACCTCCTGGCTCACACACAGTACACCTTTGAAATACAGGCTGTCAACGGCGTGTCCGACCAGAGTCCCTATTCACCCCAGTACGCCTCTGTCAACATCACCACCAACCAGGCTG CGCCCTCCACAGTGTCCATTATCCACCAGGTGAGCAGAAGCCCCAGCAGCATCACTCTGTCCTGGTCCCAGCCCGACCAGCCCAACGGAGAGATCCTGGACTATGAATTGCAGTTCTACAAGAAG AACCAAGCAGAGTCAAACTCATCTGTTACGAGGAGTCAGACCAACACTGCTGTCATACGAGGTTTGAAGCCTGGAACTATTTACGTCTTTCAAGTTCGGGCTCGAACTGTTGCTGGGTTTGGACGGTTCAGTGGGAAAATGTACTTCCAAACAATGACTGAAG CAGAATATAAGTCCAGCATCCAGGAGAAGCTCCCACTCATCATTGGTTCGGCTGCTGCTGGGCTTGTATTCATAACAGCCATCACTGTCCTGATCATTGTCTGCTGCAG GAGAGGCTCAGACAGAACAGAATCGGAGTACACAGACAAAGTCCAGCATTACACCAGTGGTCACA TGTCACCAGGAATGAAGATCTATATCGACCCTTTCACCTATGAAGACCCCAATGAAGCTGTCCGAGAGTTTGCCAAAGAGATCGATATCTCTTGTGTAAAGATTGAACAAGTTATTGGTGCAGGTAAAGGACAAGAGTGTATGAAAAATGCAAGGAACAGAGATATTGTTAGTATTTTACAAAGGAGACATAATGGTAAGTATACTTTCTCTGActgcctcatcttcctcacagggGAATTTGGAGAGGTGTGCAGTGGAAACCTACGACAGCCTGGCAAGAGAGAGATCCTGGTGGCCATAAAAACACTAAAGGTTGGCTACACCGAACGTCAGAGGAGGGATTTCCTGGGCGAGGCATCAATAATGGGCCAGTTTGACCACCCCAACATCATCCATCTGGAGGGGGTGGTGACCAAGAGCAGCCCCGTGATGATCATCACTGAGTTCATGGAGAACGGATCCCTCGACTCGTTCCTCAGG CAAAACGACGGCCAGTTCACGGTGATCCAGCTGGTGGGGATGCTGCGCGGCATCGCATCAGGAATGAAGTACCTGTGTGACATGAACTACGTCCACAGAGACCTGGCAGCGCGGAACATCCTGGTCAACAGCAACCTGGTGTGTAAAGTCTCCGACTTTGGGCTATCGCGCTTCATCGAGGACGACACGTCAGACCCCACCTACACCAGCGCCCTG GGAGGGAAGATCCCCATCCGGTGGACGGCTCCTGAAGCCATTCAGtacaggaagttcacgtccTCCAGTGACTGTTGGAGCTACGGCATCGTCATGTGGGAGGTGATGTCATACGGAGAGAGGCCGTACTGGGACATGAGCAACCAGGAC GTCATCAACGCCATAGAGCAGGACTacaggctgcccccccccatggaCTGCCCCAGCGCCCTGCATCAGCTGATGCTGGACTGCTGGCAGAAAGAGCGCAACAGTCGTCCGAAGTTCAGCCAGATCGTCAGCAACCTGGACAAGATGATCCGCAACCCCAGCAGCCTGAAGACCACCACGCCGCTGTCGTCCAG TGTCCACTTGCCCCTCCTGGATCGCAGTGCTCCGGACTTCTCCTCGTTCAGCACCGTGGACGAGTGGCTGGAGGCCATCAAGATGGGCCAGTACCAGGAGAGCTTCGCTGCCGAGGGCTTCAGCAGCTTCCAGCTGGTGTCCCAGATGACCATCGA GGACATCCACAGAGTGGGGGTGACACTGGCCGGGCACCAGAAGAAGATCCTGAACAGCATCCAGTCCATGAGGGCCCAGCTGAACCAGATCACCTCGGTGGAGGTCTAG
- the LOC137607242 gene encoding ephrin type-B receptor 2-like isoform X3: MDAVLFPAHAPGRTTVMDVLCLLWMLRAVGAAEEVLMDSTTATAELGWTINPSQGWEEVSGYDENMNTIRTYQVCNVFDMSQNNWVRTKYIRRLGAQRIHVQMKFSVRDCGSIPNVPGSCKETFNLFYYESDSDTATKLSPPWMENPWVKVDTIAADESFSQVDLGGRIMKINSEVRSFGPVSRNGFYLAFQDYGACMSLIAVRVYYRKCPRVIQNGAVFSETLSGAESTSLVAARGVCIPNGEEVDVPIKLYCNGDGDWMVPIGRCMCKAGFEAVDNGTVCRACQSGFFKAVQGDHTCLQCPINSRTTTEGATSCVCRQGYYRTDSDPPQMPCTTVPSAPQNVISMVNETSLRLQWNPPQEGGGREDVVYNIICKSCGSGRGGCTRCGDNVQFVPRQLGLSDTRVHVSDLLAHTQYTFEIQAVNGVSDQSPYSPQYASVNITTNQAAPSTVSIIHQVSRSPSSITLSWSQPDQPNGEILDYELQFYKKNQAESNSSVTRSQTNTAVIRGLKPGTIYVFQVRARTVAGFGRFSGKMYFQTMTEAEYKSSIQEKLPLIIGSAAAGLVFITAITVLIIVCCSRRGSDRTESEYTDKVQHYTSGHMSPGMKIYIDPFTYEDPNEAVREFAKEIDISCVKIEQVIGAGEFGEVCSGNLRQPGKREILVAIKTLKVGYTERQRRDFLGEASIMGQFDHPNIIHLEGVVTKSSPVMIITEFMENGSLDSFLRQNDGQFTVIQLVGMLRGIASGMKYLCDMNYVHRDLAARNILVNSNLVCKVSDFGLSRFIEDDTSDPTYTSALGGKIPIRWTAPEAIQYRKFTSSSDCWSYGIVMWEVMSYGERPYWDMSNQDVINAIEQDYRLPPPMDCPSALHQLMLDCWQKERNSRPKFSQIVSNLDKMIRNPSSLKTTTPLSSSVHLPLLDRSAPDFSSFSTVDEWLEAIKMGQYQESFAAEGFSSFQLVSQMTIEDIHRVGVTLAGHQKKILNSIQSMRAQLNQITSVEV, from the exons ATGGACGCGGTGCTGTTTCCCGCTCACGCGCCTGGGAGGACGACGGTGATGGACGTGTTGTGTTTGCTGTGGATGCTGCGCGCGGTGGGGGCGGCGGAAG AGGTACTGATGGATTCAACTACAGCCACGGCAGAACTGGGCTGGACCATCAACCCCTCACAGGGG TGGGAAGAAGTTAGCGGCtatgatgaaaacatgaacacCATCCGAACATACCAGGTGTGCAATGTCTTCGATATGAGCCAGAACAACTGGGTGCGCACCAAATACATCCGCCGCCTCGGTGCCCAACGCATCCACGTTCAGATGAAGTTCTCAGTGCGTGACTGTGGCTCCATACCCAACGTCCCTGGCTCCTGCAAAGAAACCTTCAACCTCTTCTACTACGAGTCGGACTCGGACACAGCTACCAAGCTGTCCCCACCCTGGATGGAGAACCCCTGGGTGAAAGTGGACACCATAGCTGCTGATGAGAGCTTCTCGCAGGTGGATCTTGGTGGCCGCATCATGAAGATCAACAGTGAAGTCCGTAGTTTTGGACCCGTTTCACGGAACGGCTTCTACCTGGCATTCCAGGATTATGGCGCCTGCATGTCACTCATTGCCGTTCGAGTTTACTACAGGAAATGTCCCCGTGTGATCCAGAACGGCGCTGTCTTTTCTGAGACGCTGTCTGGAGCAGAGAGCACCTCTCTGGTGGCAGCCAGAGGGGTGTGCATTCCCAATGGGGAGGAGGTGGACGTCCCCATAAAGCTGTACTGCAACGGGGACGGGGACTGGATGGTACCCATCGGGCGCTGCATGTGTAAAGCTGGATTCGAGGCGGTGGACAACGGCACCGTCTGCAGAG CGTGTCAGTCAGGCTTCTTCAAGGCGGTGCAGGGAGACCACACCTGTCTTCAGTGTCCCATCAACAGCAGGACCACCACTGAGGGAGCCACCAGTTGTGTCTGTCGCCAAGGTTACTACCGCACCGACTCCGACCCGCCCCAGATGCCTTGTACAA CTGTACCATCGGCCCCACAGAACGTCATCTCCATGGTGAATGAGACGTCCCTGAGGCTGCAGTGGAACCCACCGCAGGAGGGCGGGGGGCGTGAAGATGTGGTGTACAACATCATCTGTAAGAGCTGTGGCAGCGGGCGGGGCGGCTGCACCCGCTGTGGAGACAACGTGCAGTTTGTCCCGCGTCAGCTGGGCCTGAGCGACACCCGCGTCCACGTCAGCGACCTCCTGGCTCACACACAGTACACCTTTGAAATACAGGCTGTCAACGGCGTGTCCGACCAGAGTCCCTATTCACCCCAGTACGCCTCTGTCAACATCACCACCAACCAGGCTG CGCCCTCCACAGTGTCCATTATCCACCAGGTGAGCAGAAGCCCCAGCAGCATCACTCTGTCCTGGTCCCAGCCCGACCAGCCCAACGGAGAGATCCTGGACTATGAATTGCAGTTCTACAAGAAG AACCAAGCAGAGTCAAACTCATCTGTTACGAGGAGTCAGACCAACACTGCTGTCATACGAGGTTTGAAGCCTGGAACTATTTACGTCTTTCAAGTTCGGGCTCGAACTGTTGCTGGGTTTGGACGGTTCAGTGGGAAAATGTACTTCCAAACAATGACTGAAG CAGAATATAAGTCCAGCATCCAGGAGAAGCTCCCACTCATCATTGGTTCGGCTGCTGCTGGGCTTGTATTCATAACAGCCATCACTGTCCTGATCATTGTCTGCTGCAG CAGGAGAGGCTCAGACAGAACAGAATCGGAGTACACAGACAAAGTCCAGCATTACACCAGTGGTCACA TGTCACCAGGAATGAAGATCTATATCGACCCTTTCACCTATGAAGACCCCAATGAAGCTGTCCGAGAGTTTGCCAAAGAGATCGATATCTCTTGTGTAAAGATTGAACAAGTTATTGGTGCAG ggGAATTTGGAGAGGTGTGCAGTGGAAACCTACGACAGCCTGGCAAGAGAGAGATCCTGGTGGCCATAAAAACACTAAAGGTTGGCTACACCGAACGTCAGAGGAGGGATTTCCTGGGCGAGGCATCAATAATGGGCCAGTTTGACCACCCCAACATCATCCATCTGGAGGGGGTGGTGACCAAGAGCAGCCCCGTGATGATCATCACTGAGTTCATGGAGAACGGATCCCTCGACTCGTTCCTCAGG CAAAACGACGGCCAGTTCACGGTGATCCAGCTGGTGGGGATGCTGCGCGGCATCGCATCAGGAATGAAGTACCTGTGTGACATGAACTACGTCCACAGAGACCTGGCAGCGCGGAACATCCTGGTCAACAGCAACCTGGTGTGTAAAGTCTCCGACTTTGGGCTATCGCGCTTCATCGAGGACGACACGTCAGACCCCACCTACACCAGCGCCCTG GGAGGGAAGATCCCCATCCGGTGGACGGCTCCTGAAGCCATTCAGtacaggaagttcacgtccTCCAGTGACTGTTGGAGCTACGGCATCGTCATGTGGGAGGTGATGTCATACGGAGAGAGGCCGTACTGGGACATGAGCAACCAGGAC GTCATCAACGCCATAGAGCAGGACTacaggctgcccccccccatggaCTGCCCCAGCGCCCTGCATCAGCTGATGCTGGACTGCTGGCAGAAAGAGCGCAACAGTCGTCCGAAGTTCAGCCAGATCGTCAGCAACCTGGACAAGATGATCCGCAACCCCAGCAGCCTGAAGACCACCACGCCGCTGTCGTCCAG TGTCCACTTGCCCCTCCTGGATCGCAGTGCTCCGGACTTCTCCTCGTTCAGCACCGTGGACGAGTGGCTGGAGGCCATCAAGATGGGCCAGTACCAGGAGAGCTTCGCTGCCGAGGGCTTCAGCAGCTTCCAGCTGGTGTCCCAGATGACCATCGA GGACATCCACAGAGTGGGGGTGACACTGGCCGGGCACCAGAAGAAGATCCTGAACAGCATCCAGTCCATGAGGGCCCAGCTGAACCAGATCACCTCGGTGGAGGTCTAG
- the LOC137607242 gene encoding ephrin type-B receptor 2-like isoform X1, with product MDAVLFPAHAPGRTTVMDVLCLLWMLRAVGAAEEVLMDSTTATAELGWTINPSQGWEEVSGYDENMNTIRTYQVCNVFDMSQNNWVRTKYIRRLGAQRIHVQMKFSVRDCGSIPNVPGSCKETFNLFYYESDSDTATKLSPPWMENPWVKVDTIAADESFSQVDLGGRIMKINSEVRSFGPVSRNGFYLAFQDYGACMSLIAVRVYYRKCPRVIQNGAVFSETLSGAESTSLVAARGVCIPNGEEVDVPIKLYCNGDGDWMVPIGRCMCKAGFEAVDNGTVCRACQSGFFKAVQGDHTCLQCPINSRTTTEGATSCVCRQGYYRTDSDPPQMPCTTVPSAPQNVISMVNETSLRLQWNPPQEGGGREDVVYNIICKSCGSGRGGCTRCGDNVQFVPRQLGLSDTRVHVSDLLAHTQYTFEIQAVNGVSDQSPYSPQYASVNITTNQAGEANPSLARHHQHSTLTPAGPTLRTSLRPLMLSFILFLAPSTVSIIHQVSRSPSSITLSWSQPDQPNGEILDYELQFYKKNQAESNSSVTRSQTNTAVIRGLKPGTIYVFQVRARTVAGFGRFSGKMYFQTMTEAEYKSSIQEKLPLIIGSAAAGLVFITAITVLIIVCCSRRGSDRTESEYTDKVQHYTSGHMSPGMKIYIDPFTYEDPNEAVREFAKEIDISCVKIEQVIGAGEFGEVCSGNLRQPGKREILVAIKTLKVGYTERQRRDFLGEASIMGQFDHPNIIHLEGVVTKSSPVMIITEFMENGSLDSFLRQNDGQFTVIQLVGMLRGIASGMKYLCDMNYVHRDLAARNILVNSNLVCKVSDFGLSRFIEDDTSDPTYTSALGGKIPIRWTAPEAIQYRKFTSSSDCWSYGIVMWEVMSYGERPYWDMSNQDVINAIEQDYRLPPPMDCPSALHQLMLDCWQKERNSRPKFSQIVSNLDKMIRNPSSLKTTTPLSSSVHLPLLDRSAPDFSSFSTVDEWLEAIKMGQYQESFAAEGFSSFQLVSQMTIEDIHRVGVTLAGHQKKILNSIQSMRAQLNQITSVEV from the exons ATGGACGCGGTGCTGTTTCCCGCTCACGCGCCTGGGAGGACGACGGTGATGGACGTGTTGTGTTTGCTGTGGATGCTGCGCGCGGTGGGGGCGGCGGAAG AGGTACTGATGGATTCAACTACAGCCACGGCAGAACTGGGCTGGACCATCAACCCCTCACAGGGG TGGGAAGAAGTTAGCGGCtatgatgaaaacatgaacacCATCCGAACATACCAGGTGTGCAATGTCTTCGATATGAGCCAGAACAACTGGGTGCGCACCAAATACATCCGCCGCCTCGGTGCCCAACGCATCCACGTTCAGATGAAGTTCTCAGTGCGTGACTGTGGCTCCATACCCAACGTCCCTGGCTCCTGCAAAGAAACCTTCAACCTCTTCTACTACGAGTCGGACTCGGACACAGCTACCAAGCTGTCCCCACCCTGGATGGAGAACCCCTGGGTGAAAGTGGACACCATAGCTGCTGATGAGAGCTTCTCGCAGGTGGATCTTGGTGGCCGCATCATGAAGATCAACAGTGAAGTCCGTAGTTTTGGACCCGTTTCACGGAACGGCTTCTACCTGGCATTCCAGGATTATGGCGCCTGCATGTCACTCATTGCCGTTCGAGTTTACTACAGGAAATGTCCCCGTGTGATCCAGAACGGCGCTGTCTTTTCTGAGACGCTGTCTGGAGCAGAGAGCACCTCTCTGGTGGCAGCCAGAGGGGTGTGCATTCCCAATGGGGAGGAGGTGGACGTCCCCATAAAGCTGTACTGCAACGGGGACGGGGACTGGATGGTACCCATCGGGCGCTGCATGTGTAAAGCTGGATTCGAGGCGGTGGACAACGGCACCGTCTGCAGAG CGTGTCAGTCAGGCTTCTTCAAGGCGGTGCAGGGAGACCACACCTGTCTTCAGTGTCCCATCAACAGCAGGACCACCACTGAGGGAGCCACCAGTTGTGTCTGTCGCCAAGGTTACTACCGCACCGACTCCGACCCGCCCCAGATGCCTTGTACAA CTGTACCATCGGCCCCACAGAACGTCATCTCCATGGTGAATGAGACGTCCCTGAGGCTGCAGTGGAACCCACCGCAGGAGGGCGGGGGGCGTGAAGATGTGGTGTACAACATCATCTGTAAGAGCTGTGGCAGCGGGCGGGGCGGCTGCACCCGCTGTGGAGACAACGTGCAGTTTGTCCCGCGTCAGCTGGGCCTGAGCGACACCCGCGTCCACGTCAGCGACCTCCTGGCTCACACACAGTACACCTTTGAAATACAGGCTGTCAACGGCGTGTCCGACCAGAGTCCCTATTCACCCCAGTACGCCTCTGTCAACATCACCACCAACCAGGCTGGTGAGGCTAACCCATCATTAGCACGTCACCATCAGCACAGCACTCTCACACCAGCTGGTCCAACACTTCGGACTTCTCTACGGCCTCTGATgttgtcattcattttgttcCTAGCGCCCTCCACAGTGTCCATTATCCACCAGGTGAGCAGAAGCCCCAGCAGCATCACTCTGTCCTGGTCCCAGCCCGACCAGCCCAACGGAGAGATCCTGGACTATGAATTGCAGTTCTACAAGAAG AACCAAGCAGAGTCAAACTCATCTGTTACGAGGAGTCAGACCAACACTGCTGTCATACGAGGTTTGAAGCCTGGAACTATTTACGTCTTTCAAGTTCGGGCTCGAACTGTTGCTGGGTTTGGACGGTTCAGTGGGAAAATGTACTTCCAAACAATGACTGAAG CAGAATATAAGTCCAGCATCCAGGAGAAGCTCCCACTCATCATTGGTTCGGCTGCTGCTGGGCTTGTATTCATAACAGCCATCACTGTCCTGATCATTGTCTGCTGCAG CAGGAGAGGCTCAGACAGAACAGAATCGGAGTACACAGACAAAGTCCAGCATTACACCAGTGGTCACA TGTCACCAGGAATGAAGATCTATATCGACCCTTTCACCTATGAAGACCCCAATGAAGCTGTCCGAGAGTTTGCCAAAGAGATCGATATCTCTTGTGTAAAGATTGAACAAGTTATTGGTGCAG ggGAATTTGGAGAGGTGTGCAGTGGAAACCTACGACAGCCTGGCAAGAGAGAGATCCTGGTGGCCATAAAAACACTAAAGGTTGGCTACACCGAACGTCAGAGGAGGGATTTCCTGGGCGAGGCATCAATAATGGGCCAGTTTGACCACCCCAACATCATCCATCTGGAGGGGGTGGTGACCAAGAGCAGCCCCGTGATGATCATCACTGAGTTCATGGAGAACGGATCCCTCGACTCGTTCCTCAGG CAAAACGACGGCCAGTTCACGGTGATCCAGCTGGTGGGGATGCTGCGCGGCATCGCATCAGGAATGAAGTACCTGTGTGACATGAACTACGTCCACAGAGACCTGGCAGCGCGGAACATCCTGGTCAACAGCAACCTGGTGTGTAAAGTCTCCGACTTTGGGCTATCGCGCTTCATCGAGGACGACACGTCAGACCCCACCTACACCAGCGCCCTG GGAGGGAAGATCCCCATCCGGTGGACGGCTCCTGAAGCCATTCAGtacaggaagttcacgtccTCCAGTGACTGTTGGAGCTACGGCATCGTCATGTGGGAGGTGATGTCATACGGAGAGAGGCCGTACTGGGACATGAGCAACCAGGAC GTCATCAACGCCATAGAGCAGGACTacaggctgcccccccccatggaCTGCCCCAGCGCCCTGCATCAGCTGATGCTGGACTGCTGGCAGAAAGAGCGCAACAGTCGTCCGAAGTTCAGCCAGATCGTCAGCAACCTGGACAAGATGATCCGCAACCCCAGCAGCCTGAAGACCACCACGCCGCTGTCGTCCAG TGTCCACTTGCCCCTCCTGGATCGCAGTGCTCCGGACTTCTCCTCGTTCAGCACCGTGGACGAGTGGCTGGAGGCCATCAAGATGGGCCAGTACCAGGAGAGCTTCGCTGCCGAGGGCTTCAGCAGCTTCCAGCTGGTGTCCCAGATGACCATCGA GGACATCCACAGAGTGGGGGTGACACTGGCCGGGCACCAGAAGAAGATCCTGAACAGCATCCAGTCCATGAGGGCCCAGCTGAACCAGATCACCTCGGTGGAGGTCTAG